TGTAAAAAGGACAACAACGAGCAAAGATTTTGGATATCAGCAAACAGAACTGTTGAACTGTTGGGGAGCTAATAAAAAGGGGGGGGATGATTGCCTGAATCTCGGCGGCTGCATGAGAAAGAGAATTAGGAGGACGCACGGGCTAAAGGGAAAGCGGAAGGCACCAAGGAGGTGAGTTTTACCCTCAGggggtaaaaacaaaaaaacaaacaaacaaaaaaacatgaccGTGGTGTCCCAGGAGAACCACGAAGAGACTGTGGTCGTTACTCCTTTGTTGCAAGATGCTGTGGACTTGGAACCGGCGGACCAGGAGTGCAGCGAGAGGGTGGTCATCAACATCTCAGGTCTGCGCTTTGAGACGCAGCTAAAAACCCTCTCTCGCTTCCCGACCACGCTCCTGGGAGATCCGCGTAAAAGGATGCGTTTCTTTGACCCGCTGAGAAACGAATACTTCTTTGACAGGAACAGGCCGAGCTTTGACGCCATCCTCTACTATTACCAGTCAGGAGGCAGGCTCCGGAGGCCCGTGAGCGTACCTGTGGATATTTTTCTGGAAGAACTAAAGTTTTACGAACTTGAGGAGGAGGCCATAGAGCTTTTCCGAGACGACGAGGGCTTGGCGAGGGAGGAAGACCGCCCGCTGCCTACTAACGAGTTTCAGCGCCAGTTGTGGCTCCTGTTCGAGTATCCGGAGAGTTCAGGACCTGCGCGGATAATCGCCATTGTGTCCGTGATGGTTATTTTGATTTCCATTGTCATCTTCTGTTTGGAGACTTTACCAGAGTTCAGAGAAGTCCCAGCAGCGCCAGAGAATAACGTCAACGGCAGCGCTCACGGCAAAGCGCAGAGTCCGTTCACAGATCCCTTCTTCATGGTGGAGACGCTTTGCATCGTGTGGTTCTCCTTTGAGTTCACCATGAGGTTTCTGTCGTGTCCCAGCAAAGCAGCTTTCTTCAAGAACATCATGAACCTGATCGACGTGGTGGCCATAGCTCCGTATTTCATCACTCTGGGCCTGGATCTCGCAGAGCATCAGGGCAGCAGTCAGCAGGCTGCCTCTTTGGCCATCCTCAGGGTCATCCGTCTGGTGCGC
This window of the Acanthochromis polyacanthus isolate Apoly-LR-REF ecotype Palm Island chromosome 8, KAUST_Apoly_ChrSc, whole genome shotgun sequence genome carries:
- the LOC110950268 gene encoding shaker-related potassium channel tsha2-like, with protein sequence MTVVSQENHEETVVVTPLLQDAVDLEPADQECSERVVINISGLRFETQLKTLSRFPTTLLGDPRKRMRFFDPLRNEYFFDRNRPSFDAILYYYQSGGRLRRPVSVPVDIFLEELKFYELEEEAIELFRDDEGLAREEDRPLPTNEFQRQLWLLFEYPESSGPARIIAIVSVMVILISIVIFCLETLPEFREVPAAPENNVNGSAHGKAQSPFTDPFFMVETLCIVWFSFEFTMRFLSCPSKAAFFKNIMNLIDVVAIAPYFITLGLDLAEHQGSSQQAASLAILRVIRLVRVFRIFKLSRHSKGLQILGQTLHASLRELGLLIFFLIIGVVLFSSSVYFAEAEDPESVFSSIPDAFWWAVVTMTTVGYGDMYPTTIGGKFVGSLCAIAGVLTIALPVPVIVSNFNYFYHRENEEEENVQYVHVTCGQQPQLSFGESDSTESNQSITKTESYQESDDLETLTCLNVARVETYTGKLTDV